One window of the Flavobacteriales bacterium genome contains the following:
- a CDS encoding outer membrane beta-barrel protein: protein MQKILLTIIAVLTLSFGAYSQYRIDYGFSLGASNYLGEMGGGIGERRSGPADMKLNFTRWNLGGFYRYRFSNKFAVKGSLNYIRLSGDDSESLNPARRGRNLNFKNDMVELDAHLELYVYKVNDVGGTGRYTSDFNLYVFGGVGAFYSNPKGELNGSWYALQPLKTEGVNYSLINLSVPVGLGFYYTIQRKYRLGMEFSWRTTFTDYIDDVSNRYIAHTDPLTASLADKSSPELSAQIREENPDADKLPYPSTYQPGRKRGDPEHNDSYATVTVNFSWAIRGRSNFYKSKNSWVLGKNKRKRRKSRAKF, encoded by the coding sequence ATGCAAAAAATATTACTTACAATAATTGCTGTTTTAACATTGTCTTTTGGTGCGTATAGTCAGTATCGCATAGACTATGGTTTTTCATTAGGTGCTTCTAATTATTTAGGAGAGATGGGGGGAGGAATTGGTGAACGAAGAAGTGGACCTGCTGATATGAAGTTGAACTTTACACGGTGGAATTTAGGAGGTTTTTATCGTTACCGATTTTCAAATAAGTTTGCTGTAAAAGGATCTTTGAACTATATCAGGTTGTCTGGGGACGATTCGGAGTCATTGAATCCTGCTAGGAGAGGAAGAAACTTGAACTTCAAAAATGACATGGTTGAATTGGATGCACATCTTGAGTTGTATGTGTATAAAGTAAATGATGTAGGTGGTACGGGTCGTTATACATCAGATTTTAATTTATATGTGTTTGGTGGTGTTGGTGCATTTTATAGCAATCCAAAAGGTGAATTAAATGGCAGTTGGTATGCTCTACAACCTTTAAAAACAGAAGGAGTGAATTATAGTTTAATTAATCTTTCGGTACCAGTGGGTTTAGGATTCTACTATACTATTCAACGTAAATATCGTTTAGGAATGGAATTTAGCTGGAGAACGACCTTTACCGATTACATTGATGATGTAAGTAATAGATATATCGCACATACAGATCCATTAACTGCTAGTTTAGCAGATAAGAGTAGTCCTGAATTATCGGCACAAATAAGAGAAGAAAATCCTGATGCTGATAAATTACCTTACCCAAGTACGTATCAACCTGGAAGAAAACGAGGCGATCCAGAACATAATGATAGCTACGCAACTGTAACTGTTAATTTTAGTTGGGCAATTCGTGGTAGAAGTAACTTTTACAAATCTAAAAATAGCTGGGTTCTTGGTAAAAACAAACGTAAACGTAGAAAATCAAGAGCTAAATTCTAG
- a CDS encoding insulinase family protein, which yields MIKFEKFTLNNGLKVIVHQDNTTPIVAFNLLYNVGARDEDENKTGFAHLFEHLMFGGSINIPNFDEPLQFVGGDNNAFTSNDITNYYITLPKNNLETAFWLDSDRMLSLAFTEKSLEVQRQVVIEEFKQNYLNQPYGDVWLLLRPLAYQNHPYKWATIGKEISHIENATMQDVKDFFYKHYLPNNAILSVAGDVDVAEIKKLAEKWFGNIPSGNVPKRALPIEPKQKEERRLSVERDVPANAIYKAYHMCKKTDDDFYATDLLSDVLSLGNSSRLYQALVKEQKLFSEISAYVMGSFDDGLFIINGNLQDNVSFEIAEKAIEHELTKIKETLVQAKELEKVKNKIISTLLFSETSVLNKAMNLAISELLGDANDVNTEEEKYMKVTPEDIKQIANKILVPTNCSTLIYAKKN from the coding sequence ATGATAAAATTTGAGAAATTTACGTTGAACAATGGATTAAAAGTTATTGTACACCAAGATAATACTACACCAATAGTTGCTTTTAATTTACTTTACAATGTCGGAGCTAGAGATGAAGATGAAAATAAAACTGGATTTGCCCATTTGTTTGAACACTTGATGTTTGGTGGCTCGATTAACATCCCAAATTTTGATGAGCCTTTGCAATTTGTAGGAGGCGACAACAATGCTTTTACATCAAACGATATTACTAATTACTATATAACGCTTCCTAAAAATAATTTAGAAACCGCTTTTTGGTTAGATTCTGATAGAATGTTGAGCTTGGCGTTTACTGAAAAAAGTTTGGAAGTACAACGTCAAGTTGTAATTGAAGAATTTAAACAAAACTATTTAAATCAACCTTACGGAGATGTTTGGCTGCTTTTACGACCATTAGCTTACCAAAATCATCCATACAAATGGGCTACAATTGGAAAAGAAATATCTCATATCGAAAATGCTACGATGCAGGATGTGAAAGACTTTTTTTACAAACATTATTTGCCAAACAATGCTATACTTTCTGTTGCTGGAGATGTTGATGTTGCAGAAATAAAAAAATTAGCTGAAAAGTGGTTTGGGAATATTCCATCAGGAAATGTTCCTAAACGAGCCCTACCCATAGAGCCAAAGCAAAAGGAAGAAAGACGACTGAGTGTTGAACGAGATGTTCCTGCAAACGCAATTTACAAAGCCTACCACATGTGTAAAAAAACTGATGATGATTTTTATGCAACTGACTTGTTGAGCGATGTATTATCGTTAGGAAATAGTTCTAGGCTATATCAAGCATTAGTAAAAGAACAAAAATTATTTAGTGAAATTAGTGCTTACGTAATGGGTAGTTTCGATGATGGACTCTTTATTATCAACGGAAATTTACAGGACAACGTTTCTTTCGAAATTGCCGAAAAAGCTATTGAACACGAACTTACAAAGATTAAAGAAACACTTGTTCAAGCAAAGGAGCTAGAAAAAGTTAAAAACAAAATTATCTCTACTTTACTATTTTCTGAAACTAGTGTTTTAAACAAAGCTATGAATTTGGCTATTTCTGAACTTTTGGGTGATGCTAACGATGTAAATACCGAAGAAGAAAAATACATGAAAGTTACCCCAGAAGATATTAAGCAGATAGCCAACAAGATTTTAGTACCAACAAACTGTAGCACCTTAATTTACGCTAAAAAGAATTAA
- a CDS encoding nitronate monooxygenase: MENKICLLFNIKLPVVQGGMIWNSGWKLASAVSNGGGLGLIGAGSMYPEVFREHIQKCKKATNKPFGVNLPMIYPQIEELIQIIIDEEVKIVFTSAGNPKTYTSFFHEHGIKVVHVVPGVKFALKCQDAGVDAVVVEGFEAGGHNGRDETTTFCLVPMTKKELSIPIIAAGGIATGRGMLAAMILGADGVQMGSRFAASIEASSHQNFKQEIVNAKDGATMLTLKDVTPVRLIKNKFYNTISTAIQKGASIDEQKDLLGRGRAKKGMFEGDLDEGELEIGQVAGLIDSIEPVSKIIENIMTEYHQALRELNQPTYKF, from the coding sequence ATGGAAAATAAAATTTGTTTACTCTTTAATATTAAACTCCCTGTAGTTCAGGGAGGAATGATTTGGAATAGCGGATGGAAATTAGCCTCAGCTGTTAGTAATGGTGGTGGATTAGGTTTAATTGGTGCTGGTTCAATGTACCCCGAAGTATTTAGGGAACACATACAAAAATGTAAAAAAGCAACGAATAAACCTTTTGGGGTTAATTTACCTATGATTTATCCTCAAATTGAGGAATTAATTCAAATCATTATCGATGAAGAAGTTAAAATTGTTTTTACTTCGGCAGGTAACCCAAAAACTTATACTAGTTTTTTTCATGAACATGGGATAAAAGTTGTCCATGTTGTGCCTGGAGTAAAATTTGCTTTAAAATGTCAAGATGCAGGTGTTGATGCTGTGGTGGTTGAGGGTTTTGAAGCTGGAGGACATAACGGAAGAGATGAAACTACCACATTTTGTTTAGTACCTATGACTAAAAAGGAACTGTCTATCCCAATAATTGCTGCTGGTGGTATTGCTACAGGAAGAGGCATGTTAGCTGCAATGATACTTGGTGCTGATGGGGTTCAAATGGGAAGCCGATTTGCAGCATCCATTGAGGCCTCTTCTCATCAAAATTTTAAACAAGAAATTGTGAATGCTAAAGATGGCGCAACCATGCTCACGCTAAAGGATGTCACACCAGTCCGACTAATTAAAAATAAATTTTATAATACCATATCAACAGCCATCCAAAAGGGAGCGAGCATTGATGAACAAAAAGACCTTTTAGGTCGCGGAAGAGCAAAAAAAGGGATGTTTGAAGGTGATTTAGACGAAGGTGAATTAGAAATTGGGCAGGTTGCTGGATTAATTGACAGTATAGAACCTGTATCAAAAATTATAGAAAATATTATGACAGAATATCATCAAGCACTTCGTGAATTAAATCAACCAACATATAAATTTTAA